The following DNA comes from Eretmochelys imbricata isolate rEreImb1 chromosome 18, rEreImb1.hap1, whole genome shotgun sequence.
CGAAGTCTAAGCCGCAGGGAGAAGGGAAAAGCGCGGAGTTAGGCGGCTAAGCCCACTCACCAGCCGCTCAGTGGAAATGAGTGCGAGGAAGGGTTCTCCGCGCCAGGTCCAATGCCGCTGCTGGAAGGGAGCTGAAGACTTATTAACTTTCCGAAGTCCCTTCGAGAGTAGATCGCGGTAGGAGGGACGGGTTGGTGGCTGGAGGAGAGAGATGGGGATCCCTTTCTCAGGCTAAACACCTCCGGGTTTGAGGCATGAGCTGTTATGAAATACACCCCCAAATGCACAGGAAGACACCGACCGGGGTATCTCCATGTCCCGGTGGAAGCGGTGCAGAGAAGCCAGCAGCCGCAGGGGCGCGAACAATAACCAGCTCTAGCGGCCCGGAGCTCTCCAGCGGGACATCGGTGGGAACAAGGGGCGAGCGCACCGGGCTGGAGAAGGTGGCTTTGAGGACCCTTCCCCCTGGCACCGAAGCCTCGCTGGGGCCAGTGGCCACCGGCTTCCAGCGCAGTCTGGTTCCGCTAGTACCCAgggagccagggctttgtctcgCCCGGCTCCCGGATAAGGCGGGCACCCCGTGCCCAGGTAACAGGGACACCCAGCAGACGGCTGGAGCGCTGGCTTCCCAACTCAGGGCTGGAAGGAGCGGCGACCCAGGTGTTGCCAGATGGGCAGGGTTTGGGAAATCAGCCTCCCCCACACCTCTGTGGCTGGGGCTAAGTCAGGACACCCGGCTTCTGGCCTTGCTACGACTGCAGGCagttatgtgcctcagtttcccggaCTGTCTAAAGGGCAAATAATTAGAACCCTGTCAATACCCACAAAGGTTTCTTTCAAGAATCAGGGGGATTAATGTGGCCGCTCCTTGGGAACAGCCTTGCCCAGGGGTCCGGAGCGTCAGTGGGGAGCAACCACTGAGATTCTTCTGGGGGTAAAGAAACCGAGCTGGGTTACTCCAGATCAAggctggtgtaactgagatcagaatctggccctaggcTATTTGAAAGCAGGCAATGTGGGTTGTTTCATGTCTCCATGGTCCAAGTAGCTTTTCCAGCCATTTGGGGCTACAGCCCCCACCCACTGCTGCCTTCTTCCTTAATCCTGGCCTCCTGGAAATGGTTGGCTAGAGAAGTCTCAGCATGAAGTTTCCCCATGTTAATAATACTTCTCAGCACTGTGTATCCCTCCATAGCCCTTCCCAAGTAGGTGCTGGGACTGCCAGGCAACGGAGACAGtaacccggggcgggggggatttATAGCTAGCTGGGTTTTGGGcgggtgggaggagcaggggataTTGTAACTGGGTGAACCAGTTTGTTCACTGGTATAATGACACACACCTGCTGCTGTCTCCACCCAGCTGGCCAAGTTGATCAGGCGGGGTCTGGGAGCCAGAAATTCCTGAGCTCTaatctcagctctgtcactgacttgctgggtgaccttgagcaagtcattccCCCTTGTGCCTCggttttctctcctgtgtggtgGTGGTAATGACTGTTTCCTGTTAccctgggaacagggtggggaTTAACTAGTGCCTGTCTGCAGATCAAGTGCTGTACAGGTGCTGAGAGCCCTCAGGCCAGGAGCCTCTGGTGAGGGAGAGGGAACCAAGGGAACTGGGATCCTGGCTCTAtccctctcttccacctccccATCTCTGATGAGACCCCAGCTTTCTGACCACTGAGCAGAGAACCAGAGGCATATTAGGGAtttgtggggccctgggacaGAGCAAATggggagcccctccccacccctttcacTTGCAGTCCCGTACTCCCCCCGCCGTGTTCTTGCTGAGGAAATGGGGTCAGGgtacaggggcaggagcagcgctGGGTGGGTGGAAcggattggggcatggggttgcCCGTTTTTCCAGGGCTCCCCAGTTGGCCAGAGGCCCTGGGCttgggccccattggcccagtggctaatctgccacttcAATGAACCATCCAGGGCTCCATGCCAGAGTCTCTGTGCTAGCCTTCCCTCCTGTGTATGCTGTCCCCCTCCCTTCTGCTGGCTCACAGGCCAAGAGACGTGAaccagggaagaggaggaggccaACTGGGGCTGGCAAATGTCCCCACCTTTCTGCCTCAACCCACCCCCATCATGATGACCCCAGTGACTCCCATTCAGCACTATGAAATTGGCCAGTCTGAGGTGATTAGCACTGCAGGATGGCCTCGTGTCCTAAGGGTTAGAGCTGGGGTCTGTGATGAGGAATGGAGAGCATTAGGCCAGTACCTGCAGAGGGACTTAAGGAGATGGCATTATCTCTCTTGTGCTTTCCACTTGCAGGAGCAGACCAAGGCCCGGAAGGACATGATCCTGAAGATGCTGGTGGGTCTCCTGGATGGGATGGACACGGGGCGTGAGgcagcttccactgactttgaAGAGCCCCTGGAGAGCAAATTGGAAGAGGAGCGGCTGGCTTTGGGGCGGCTATCACAGCGAGACCGCAAAGCCCCCTGTAAAAACTTCTTCTGGAAAACCTTCACTTCCTGCTAACCCCCAAGCCCCACTATCAGCCCTGGATTCAGGCCCCCTCAGATTTTCCCTGGCCCCTTTAGAACACAAGAACTGTACTTGCATTGTAAATAACATCCACATGTCAATGGTTTCTGTTTTCCTCAAATGATTTGAGCTCTGTTTGTTTATTACTCCATTCACAAATAAAGCATGGCTGAGAGGCGCCTTGGGAACATGTGTCTGCTTCTTTGTGCCTGCTGCAGCTAAATGCACACACGCACATCTGGACCTTCTGACACACTCAGTGGGTGGTGAGCAAAGATAAAGGGCTGGCCCAAAAGGTgttgggggaaaagggaaaaggaaatgcTGACTAATATACACAGGCTAGCATACACATATATTATGCTGATAATACTACCCACAATACATATTTCAAGCATTTAAGTATACATTTTATTAAGCATTAATATAGCAATTATATAGCCCATATTGGCCTATACTTTTATTATAATCCTGTTGACTtgtgctaagtatcccataacaccttgcaTTAGCAGAAGAAAATTTTGGCTTAAGTAGATATAAATGTTTTCTAACAGCAACAGAAAGGGGTTTACCCTCCTCACAAACCTATTTACCCTGGTACAAGCCCAGGGGATGGCTCCATGCCCTTTGGTACCTGGAGTGCTCAGAACAAAGATAAGGTTGCATCATGACCTGGGTTCAGCACAGAAGATAAAGGGGCGCATCAGGGTACCAGCAACTAACAAGGTAAAAGCCTGATGTCTTGAATCCAGTTTCAGATGCCATATATAGTATCTTTTACTGATACAAAAAGGGATGTAACTTCAGAGAGCATgccttctgtgtaaggtgaatgtCACAGGACGGCTCTTCGGAGACGAGGATCATATAGTGCATCATAGTAATAAACCAGACTGACGCTGGTTAGTTGAtctcttgagtatatttcataacaaaccaAAGTGTGCTCAAGCAACTGACTATACAGTTTATCAACAGGCATAAAAGAGAACAGGTGTCTCACACATGAGGAAGCCCAGAGCTCAGCCTGCTGGAGCCTTGGCTGGGGGGAAGTTCATACCACTGGAGGCCAGTTCAGGCAAGACAGTGTGCTGAGGCATAATGGTCTAGGGAAATCCCCTCTATACTCCTAACCATGATTTTGGAGCAACCAGAGACAGGCTTCTCCCCAGACGCTCCAAGCCAAGTTTTACATTGAGTCCAGTGGACACTGGAGCAGGGTTACTATGCTGGCCATGTGCCCTGCAGAGGCACAAGTGGTCTGGGAGCTCCTGGTTGCTGGAAGGAAGTGCAGGGAAGCACACAGTGCCTCTGCCCTAACGAGGCACTAATGGGACACAGCTGTGACCAGActcagccaggccctgcccaggTGGGCATttaccctgcccagcctggctgcctTTCCAAGAGCAAGAGAAAGAGCGGAAATACCAAGGTAGGAGACATGACTCTTAATTGCCCCATCAGTGAGACTCAGTAGATCTGACCCTGCTGAAGAGGGGAAGCTGGCGGTGGGAGGGAGAGCTGGGCAGAGCCGGGCCCCTGACCTGTGTGGGACCTGACCTTGGCTGGCCCAGAAAAGGGAAAATTCCCTCTGCAACCCAGGTGCCTGCAAGAAACACAAGTACAGCAGTCCCTCTTGAGGGCACCACAATAGCCCTGTTACCCACTAAAGCATCAGGTGGGGTCGCTTGGGGTTTGTCCTGGAGGAGGCCAGTGAGTCTAGCTATTCCTTCCCCAGGCAGGACTGGTGGGGTGAGACGAGGCGTAGGCTCCATGATTCTCTTCCCCTGGCCTTTTGCCATGCCCTTGGGGCATAATGGGTGTTATGCCACAGTGTCGAGAGCGCCCCCATTATAATTGGGGACGGGTCTGTTGATGTTAGAGATTCATGCACCCCAGCTGTGGGCTGGGAGCAGCAACCAGTGTATGGCTTTAGAAGGAtatcctgctcctccctcccttgTGTGCTCGGTGAAGACGATACCTCCAGAGGTCAGGGCAGGACCTGCAGGTAGCCCATGCTGTCTCCAGTCGCCTTGATCCAGGAGGAAAGCGACCAGCTTAGCAGAgtgatttttttaccttttatcCTTCCCACTCTGTGCTCTGACACCTGGGCAGAACTGCCTACCCCTCATACTCTCATCATGAGCCCAGAGTGCCTTTGGCGGGGGCGGGAGAGAAATGGCTGTAACCCCGCAGGAGGAATGTCCGAGGAGAGAGCTATGTGCAGTGTGGTTGTAGCCCTgtgagtcccaggatattaggtgAGAGGTAAGacctttactggaccaacttctgttggtgagagacaagccactcagagctcttcttcaggtctgggaaaggtaccatagaggtggaactgattgtttagcataagtagttagcacatattgtaaggtgGGGTAATCAATTAtctttttgtcaaggtccaaatttcttggtcaaggtacagtccaggtccagactccagagaaaataattaaagaCAACATAACAATGATGATAAtaagattttggggtctgttcaaagCATATGGGGATCTAGATTTGGACCGTGCTCTGCCTGTTGACTACCCCtcttgtaagggaccattcaaggtagagtgacCTGTTAACACCTGCAGCCATAGGACAAAAAGAAGGGGTGAGTGGGTGACAGATTGTTGTAATAGGCCATAAAGGGAGCCTCTTTGCGCTCTGTGATCCGCCCATCTGCTGGCTAACCAGACAGGCTCCTGCTCCTGTTCTGGGCAACTGTGCTAATTCGCCAGGCTGAGACCGGTGAGGCCTGCTGCCTGGGCTCATGCTCGCCTGCCGAGGAGCTGGGTTAGCTTTGATCCTCCCTCTTGTGATTGGAAGGTGGGTTAGAGAATGCATGCAGCTGAATGGTGGGTAGGCCCTAGTGGCGGAGGTAAGTCCAGCATGGATGCTGGTCCCTAAAGCAGACAGTGGggacctgattctcccctgccttcTACCTGGGCAGTAACTGACACAGGTGCAGAATGGCTATAAAATGCTGTTGCTCAGATTTGCGGTTATTCTCAGTAGTAGCATTAAGCGAAAGCTTAGAGGATCCAACTGAGAGCAGGGCTGCCCTGTGCTAGATGCTGCATGAGCACCCAGTGACAGTCCCAGCCACAAAGAACTAACAGGCTAAATAGATGAGATGCACAATGTTTGGGAAAGGGAATAGAGActgaaagaggggaagtgacttgcccaaggtcccatagcaagtcagtggcagagacataaatagagcccaggtctcctgactcccagttcactaggccacactgcctgtCCGGTGGTAGAACTTCACACCCTCTTTGCACAGGTCTGAATGATGGGACCAAGAAAACCAAGCACTGGGAGGTGACAGCACCCAAGTCAGAGGGGCCATCATCGGAAGCCAGGAAGCACTGAATTAGATGGGTTGTTTCAATAAGAATCTTTGCTTTGGTTTTTGAACATGAGTGGCACTGAGGATTCTGCTCTCAGCAGCATTTCAGTCAAATCAGCCCCCGGCCTGTTTTCTTCTTCCAGACGTGGTAATGCTTCCAACTCCCCCGCTCTCCTGGAGTAATGAGTGATACAGCCACTCTGGCATCCAGATGGGCAGGCTCATCTCTGCCTTTTCACTCTCTGTCAGGCTGAATTTTCCACCTCGTTTGCCATGGAAGTTTCTGGCTGTGTTTGTCTGGCTTCTGGGAGCGGTTGGAGTCTTGGAGCTTGTTTTATTCCTCATGccctaaagaaaaaaatcaaatccgtGGTAGGAAACTCAGCAATGGGATCTGGAGCCTTCCTACCCTTGCTTACCAGTATGAGTCCAGCCCAACTTAGTAGGGGTCACAAGGTGTAATCATCTAATCTTCTTTCTGGCAGTGGTCAGCACTAGGTGCTTTAAAGGATGGTGCAAGAAGCCGGCTGGCAGATGTGGGAGAATCTGTCTCATTCTAACCCCTAAGAGAGATTGTCTCAAGCCCTGCAACATACTACTGTTCAGTGGCCTATAGGTTAATATGTTTACGGGTCACAGCCTAATCCTGGAGTGGAGCTGAGGACAGGAGGCtgagctccctccctctctgctgcTGATGGGCCTTTCTGGGCAGGGTTGAGGCACTCTGGCTGAGCGCTGAGGAGGGAGCTTGCACTGCCTCTGCTGTGGCTAGAAAAGTGGTTCTCAActattgtgggccacatatgcagctctctgtgtgttatgtgggccacatccacacaacatatatactacctgtatggccctgaggctGTCGCCTcacctgggctgcagctgtgtgctgattgggccacgggttgagaaccactgggctacaggcTACCAGTCTCCAGGATTGTGAAGCCAGCACCGAAATCTGAGCTTGCAGTGTGGATGTAGTGTTTGTTCTTGCATTTTCCTCAGGGTAGGTCAAGAGATCCGGGAGGGGCAGTGTCCTTGGGTCCCGGGTGGAGATGGTAGGGGTGGTATGAGCTAGTTATCGATGAACGGGGAGGTCTGTGAGTGGTTCTAAGTGGGTTTTTACTTTACATGTTGTCTATGTGGCTGATTGGCttttgtttgttgggtttttttaagtgaaaagtGCCCAGACTCCTAGGCGGGCGCTGGGAGACTTCTGTGGGTATGTCAACCCCTAGGAAAAAAGTGCCTTGAAAAACACGATAGCAACCACATTTATAGCCACAgatcttgtcttcactgctaaagataggtttcagagtaacagccgtgttagtctgtattcgcaaaaaagaaaaggagtacttgtggcaccttagagactaaccaatttatttgagcataagctttcgtgagctacagccgatgaagtgagcagtaggtcacgaaagcttatgctcaaataaattggttagtctctaaggtgccacaagtactccttttctttactgCTAAAGATGTATTTTTACCTCCGGGTAACTGAAGTGCATGAGCTACCGTGAGGTAAAAaccccagtgaagacaaggcactgTTGTTTTACCTTGAGGCGAACTAGGCAGCtctatgttataccaataaaataaaaaccagcaggatcttattaaaggggaaaaggcaaaatgccacatttattgtgaatacagaaagaatcatagtaagcagttagttatagctataacattccattcaatctcatatttattcacacattcattcatacacacacacacacacacacacacacacaggttctgcaaggttgtgatcatagttaccagccttagagttgctcatgccaagccactggccaggtggcctggacatgaggagggagcagggccttgtcagatgctcatctgacactcctggaagttggtttgcggaatcagaccccaaagttctcactttctagagtctatttttataggaatttcttcctatgcaagtctatgggaattgcttcatcatgctgttgctgaatcaatcagcagatgacaCATTCCTGATGtgtccgtgctgccagatgttatcttgttctttggttctcccattcttgaggctgttgggtggattccagtctgccctccgggggtcctctggttatttccacttgatgccttcttcagccaatggacactggattcttagactggcacctccctgatcattcagttattatccacaccaagcatccatccacatacatcctctatctctattttaatcacaattgttaacaaagcgagatgaatacaacaaaagggcggggagtctctgggtgctgtttctgttgttacagagtattgctttgagtctctctctatgtgagtagtagttgttacaaagaattgctttgagaacagactacGAGGTGCCGATGGATgtcctgatcgtcggagccctgggcacttgggacccctgcaacgagcgtgtgctgcagacctgtgggatcggtcgacgctacgcacggctcatgcaGTGCcacatggtctcggacaccatccgatggtccagggacatctacatcgaacacatcaccggccaccgacagcaCCAGGAGGGGTGAGCCATCACGACATCATGCatccactatgggaaagggactgagagactttttccattggaccatatgaactggaaccataaactcactgaacattaaatcccaccaaatgagggtagatccatcctcatcatcgtatcctctcattatactccacacgtgaacatagccattatatggacaacatacccccatagctcaatgtctgtactttgacccattaaacttttacccccaatcggggagattgcagattatgtattccttacgccacctgctcctaaaccgaatttcgcaccccttgataatctgtaccttattccctgataaccagaaacttctatgcctaaactctgtactgttttctttttacttcaacattatcttaataaaattattaaatctgtactaattagcagcttgcaagtttcacacacagagagggagaaacagtaccaaaaaccaagagacctcttaattagtaataccctggaatttaaactatggggaatcaaactcatttgtgattttaatacagaacttctttaatatgatccaacatctaTACCCCTGCCTGGGGTTGACCGTGTCTCGTTTACTGTGAGGTAAAACAAGAGAGCCTTGTCTCACCAGGGTTTTTATCTCAGGCTAGCTCATGCACATTAGTTTCTCTGAGGTGAAAAAAATACCATCGTTTAGCAGTGAAGATAAGGCCCTAGTATCGGAAGTATAAGTCATTGTTTTTACATGTGGTGGATGCTAGCAGGGAGTCTATGCTAAGCTACACACAACTGTACCTGGGCACCATGGTTTGAGGCCTGTCTAGACTAACCTTTGCCAACTAactaaggtttaaaaaaaaagtctagtgGAGACAAGCGAGTGCTTTCTAGTCCAATGCCTTAACTACAGGTCAGAGTTCTGGGATCTGCTCCTGAATCTGCTACAGATTTGTGcatttgaccttgggcaagtcacttagggtcagcttttcagaagtggccactgTGTATTTTTCCCCATCCTCCTACCCCCATCACCAAAGGCACtgggcacctgcagctctcagtgattccaatgggagctgtgggtgctcattccctctgaaaagCAAGCCCAAAAGTTTCTTGAGCTGCTCACCAAAATCAATGGCCACTCTTGAAACCTGAGGCTTTTACAGGGGGCTGTAGATCTAAATTCATCAGTGGTGGCAAAGCCCCTTGAGAATCATGGATAGAAAGTGCCATAGAAGTGCCAAGTATATTGATGAGTCCATCTCCCCTGGGCAATGCAGAACTGATACTCACTCTGTTCTCTAGTCCTAGATGGCTCAGGTGACTGGGCTTTTAGCACTTCCTTCGCTACATCTGCAGGTGAGCTTTGGTATTGTGTGGAGCGGCTCACCTGCGTACTAAGGACATGGCTTTCAGAACTGCCATACCATGAATAAATAACCTCCCACTCCCCTAGGATATTAGAATGACCATGTGGTAGAGAGAGCCCTGGCTGGCTGGTAGTGAATAGGAACAAGAGTGAGGGGATATGTTCAGCCAGAGAGAAGTGGGCGAGGACCTGGCGTGAACAAGGACAGCCAGCTATACAACAGCCATGGATTCCATTTTTGAACTCCGTGAGCGGTGTCACTTCCCAAGGGTACCCACGGCTTTGAGGCACCTCACCACCTCCTGCTCTTAGCGTGAGGAAGTCATGTCTGTGCCTGCCGTTGGTAAGTTCCCTGACTGCACCAACCTCTGGCCACAAAAGCCCTGCCTCCTCAGGCCTCACTCTTCTGCACAGGTTGGTGATAGCCAACCCCCTGACACCCGAGTCCTTGGAGCGTTCCCTGTTGTGTCCAACCCTTTATCCCCTGAGCACTCACAGAATTACtgggcctgctgttcccaaagacACAGTACGCCACAGCTTACTAGTAATTCTGTAGAATGCAGCTTCCGTGAACACACGGCACTTAGGTATATGTACAGCAAAAACAAGAAtacatttattatcaaagaacagggAGTCAAGTGATAGTGAGTGAGAATATTGGAGACAACTGtttacatagaaaacaaaattagAACATGGTTtttagagactaaacttaactaaccaAGTATTCCTGTCTCCGACAGgatgcttccccccaccctccggtCTTTCCTCAGCCTTTTCAGCCAGTTTGGTTGCGACCCTTCTCATCAGAGCAAGCCTGCTGACAGCTTCTCATCACAGATTGAAGGAATACCTACGGGTTCATCTTTACtccagatagaaaaggagtacttgtggcaccttagaaactaacaaatttatttgagcataagctttcgtgagctacagctcacttcatcggatgtagttTCAAGAGTTCATTGTCTTACCCCTACCCAGGATAACTCCTGCTGTTTActtcttcctgttaatttcctaTCTCTGAAGATTTCacaatccttcattagcatttggctCAGACTTGTGAGTGGATGCCCATTGTGAGCCATAGAATACTTCATTTACATGTAAACAGATatttaaactggtttcagagtagcagccgtgttagtcagcatccgcaaaaagaacaggagtacttatggcaccttagagactaacaaatttattagagcataagcttttgtgggctatagcccacttcatcggatgcatagaatggaacatatagtaagatatagatAAAAACATTTCTTCCTTTGTGGCTTTTCACCTTTGCTGCTGACACACACCTGAAGAAGATATTTTTTGTagagatacataactccttaaatatcatctgtacatacatctcacaatgatcgAGAGGATCAGCATGACACAGTCTTTTAttagaaaaggagttcttgtggcaccttagagactaaccaatttaatttaatttaacaagaactccttttctttttgcgaatacagactaacacggctgttactctgaaatcttttatTAGAGACTTTGCAATGACCCCTGGGATACCTGTGCCCTCTg
Coding sequences within:
- the CORT gene encoding cortistatin, whose protein sequence is MQLVASLVSVLLVVWSVRASALPGEERAAVASSREQTKARKDMILKMLVGLLDGMDTGREAASTDFEEPLESKLEEERLALGRLSQRDRKAPCKNFFWKTFTSC